TGAAACAAATTCTGAGAATATAAAAAAGCTAAAAGATATGCTTGCAAAAGATATTTGTAATTATGATGGCAACGCTCAAGCAATTAGAGTTATTATTAAACTACAAAGACTTAATTTATCATATACTCAAATTTTGTCTGTACTTAAATATACTAGAGGTGCATTTGAAGATAAAATCAAAGATGCTCCATTAAATTATTTAAGAAAAAAGCCAGGTTTCTATTACAGCGAAAAAGATTTTATTGAAAAAATTCAAAAAACATTAGATGTTAAATCAGGACATAGATTTCCTATAACTTATATTATGGAAGCAGCTGATGATATTTCGTATCTTACAGCTGATTTAGAAGATTCTGTTGAAAAAGGAATACTTAGTTTAGATGAAGTATACAACCTGATAAAAAGTGAGTGCGAGAAAGAGGGAGAAGATTATCTTTTAGAAGTGATTGATGATAAGTATAAAAAAGCGAAAGAGAATGAAGAACCGTATCAATTTAGTATGTTTTTTACACTTGTGCGAGCTCAACTTGTAACTTCATTAGTTTATCATGTAGTAGATATTTATTTAGATAATCATGAAGCAATTTTCAATGGAGAGTTTAATTTTGCATTGCTAAATTATGATACAAAAAGTAAATACTATAAAGCGATAAAAATTTTAGAAAAAATATCACTGAAGTATATTTATCAAAACAAAGATGTACAAGAGTTAGAGCTACAAGGGTATGCAATCGTGAACGGACTCTTAGATATTTATAAACCTCTTCTTGAACTTAATGCAGATGATTTTAGTGCCTTACTAAAAGATGAAAAAATAGATTGTTTTGTAGCGATGCGACTTATCAAGAGGATATCATCAAAGCAGATTGTAGCTTATAAAAATGATGTAAAAATGTTAGAAAATAAAGACAAAGAGACATGTCAAATTCTTGAATTCTACTATAGAGTGCGTCTCATCATTGATTTTATAAGTGGTATGACGGATGATTTTGCTTTACATGAGTACCAAGTTTTATCGGCGGTTAAATAATTATAAAAATAATCTAAATTAAAATTTAGATTACAGAAAGCCAACTTATTGGCTTTCTGTCAAATCTACATGCCGAACAAATCCATACCCCAAGGGCACTTCCATCGCTTCGCTCAAAAACTGAAATTAATACATCTTTTTCGGAAGCGATGGCTCTGCCTTCGCCTATGAGAAGTCTAAAAAGTAGCGGTTTGCAAGCCTTCTCTACCGAAGTCAAGGCATCGGTTCCAAAGAGTGTGAGTTTTCAAACCTTTTCTACCGAAGCCACATGCCGAACAAATCCATATGGACTACAAAAATGGAACTTGGATTGTTTTAGTGTCGCACCAAACCTAAATATGATACAATTCCGCCTACAAGGACTCTTATGAAAGAAAAATATATAAGAACCGATTATCCCAGTAAAAATATAAAATCTGAAA
This portion of the Sulfurimonas sp. genome encodes:
- the dgt gene encoding dGTPase; this translates as MIDYSKKLTLDRELYPLKQIDTSIESDRGRILSSPAFRRLQKRTQVFALELNASIRTRLTHSLEVGQTARFIAKTIFSKLKKEGLDKYKLDELENAFISTAEMTSLLHDIGNPPFGHFAEQTINKWMKNNALPILNIFETNSENIKKLKDMLAKDICNYDGNAQAIRVIIKLQRLNLSYTQILSVLKYTRGAFEDKIKDAPLNYLRKKPGFYYSEKDFIEKIQKTLDVKSGHRFPITYIMEAADDISYLTADLEDSVEKGILSLDEVYNLIKSECEKEGEDYLLEVIDDKYKKAKENEEPYQFSMFFTLVRAQLVTSLVYHVVDIYLDNHEAIFNGEFNFALLNYDTKSKYYKAIKILEKISLKYIYQNKDVQELELQGYAIVNGLLDIYKPLLELNADDFSALLKDEKIDCFVAMRLIKRISSKQIVAYKNDVKMLENKDKETCQILEFYYRVRLIIDFISGMTDDFALHEYQVLSAVK